The proteins below come from a single Verrucomicrobiia bacterium genomic window:
- a CDS encoding Gfo/Idh/MocA family oxidoreductase, with protein MNITKFSIAALLWFAAGLACSAQEKPPVHFAIFGLSHDHAAGFIPRAQGRQDIVLAGIVEPRQDLVDRYARRFHLDSHLFFPSLDALLAHTNVQAVAMFTSTFEHRKVVELCAARGLDVMMEKPLAVSLADARAIEAAARKGRIQAVVNYETTWYPGNQAAYSLIEDQRAIGDLRKMVVHDGHRGPKEIGCSEAFLAWLTDPVLDGGGALMDFGCYGADLITWLMQGQRPTSVVAVTQHFKPEVYPKVEDEATIVLTYPKAQGIIQASWNWPFDRKDMELYGQTGYVLVPHPDVMRVRRPNSNETEITPAALSGPQADPLSYLAAVTRGEIQPAGLSSLAVNMVVVEILDAAKESARTGRRVVLKGR; from the coding sequence ATGAACATCACTAAATTCTCTATTGCAGCGCTGCTTTGGTTCGCAGCCGGGCTGGCTTGTTCCGCGCAGGAAAAGCCACCCGTGCATTTTGCCATTTTCGGCCTCAGCCACGATCATGCCGCCGGCTTCATTCCCCGCGCCCAGGGCCGGCAGGATATTGTCCTGGCAGGCATCGTCGAACCCAGGCAGGACCTGGTGGACCGCTATGCCCGGCGTTTTCACCTCGATAGCCATCTCTTTTTCCCCTCGCTCGACGCGCTTTTGGCGCACACCAATGTCCAGGCGGTCGCCATGTTCACCAGCACCTTCGAGCATCGGAAGGTGGTCGAGTTATGCGCCGCGCGCGGCCTGGATGTCATGATGGAGAAACCGCTGGCGGTCAGTCTCGCTGACGCCCGCGCCATCGAGGCAGCGGCCAGAAAAGGGCGCATCCAGGCGGTGGTGAATTATGAAACCACCTGGTACCCGGGCAATCAGGCCGCCTATTCGCTCATCGAAGACCAGCGCGCCATTGGTGACTTGCGCAAAATGGTCGTGCATGATGGCCACCGCGGGCCCAAGGAAATCGGCTGTTCGGAGGCATTTCTCGCATGGCTCACCGACCCCGTCCTGGACGGCGGCGGTGCGCTGATGGATTTCGGCTGTTATGGGGCCGACCTGATTACCTGGCTGATGCAAGGCCAGCGTCCGACTTCAGTGGTTGCCGTCACGCAGCATTTTAAGCCGGAGGTCTATCCCAAAGTGGAAGACGAGGCGACCATCGTGCTAACCTATCCCAAGGCGCAGGGCATCATCCAGGCCTCGTGGAATTGGCCTTTCGACCGCAAGGATATGGAGCTTTACGGCCAAACCGGTTACGTGCTGGTGCCCCACCCGGATGTGATGCGAGTCAGGCGGCCCAACTCAAACGAAACGGAGATTACCCCTGCGGCCCTGAGCGGACCGCAGGCCGACCCACTCTCATACCTGGCCGCCGTCACACGTGGTGAGATACAACCCGCTGGTCTGTCCTCATTGGCTGTCAACATGGTGGTGGTCGAGATACTCGATGCGGCCAAGGAATCGGCGCGCACTGGCAGGCGGGTCGTGCTGAAGGGACGTTGA